The genomic interval CGCTCAGCTTTACGAGAACTCGGAACCGGTCGAGATCAAAGGCGACACGACGCTCGATCGACTCTGCCGACCGTACCGCGTGCGAAACGCGGCCATGCTCGAATCGATCTGGACCGCGAAGCCGATCCATCCCAAGTTCCCTGGTGGATTTGGCCTGTGGTCCGGCGCTCCATTGGGAGTGCGATAATGCCCGCTTCAAAGCGCCGCGATCCGATCGTCGTTCAACGTCTCAAACAGGATGCCACGCCAAACGTCCTGGGCGAGATGGCGGTCGAGTCCCCCGACAACTGGGAAACCTACCTGGTTGGATTCGCGGAAGTCATTTTCAAAGGCCAGCGGGAATTTACTCGAGCTGGCATCGTCGACGCGGACGTGTCCCACCTGGTCCGTCTGCCATTCAGCTCCGAGGCCCTGGCGATCACCAGCGAAATGCGGCTGCTCCTGGAAGTGACCGGCGAGCTGCTCCACATTGAAGCCGCCTACCGTCGCGATGCATCAAACCGCGAAGTCGAAATGCTCTGCAGGCACTGACGGACATGGCCACACGCATTCTCACGGGTATCGCGTCGATTGATCGCAAGCTGGCCAGCCTGGCAACCCGCGAATCAAACAAGGTCGCCCGCTCCGCCGTCAATGCGGGCCTGGCCGACCTGGCAAAATCCATTCGTCGCGAGATCGATTCCGAACCGATCAGCCCCGCTCTGAAAAAGGCATTGAAGGCCACCGTCGGAAAGCGTCTTGAAACGAAAACCAAGTCCCAATTTGGGGCCATGGCGAAGGCCGGTTTCGGTGTCGGAAAAAACACCAGGGCGAGGGCCGCCAGGGCGGCAAAACGCAAAGCAGGACGCGGGGCTCGCAAAGGCGTCGGGATCTCGGCCAACAACGTCCACTGGTTCGCCCTGGGCACCGCCCAGAGGTACACGAAATCCCCGCGTCGCTACGTCGGTGGCATTTCTCCCGTCAGGGCCGTCCGCCGCGCCGGGGCCTCGGCCGCGAACATCCGCACCGCGATCGAGCGGAAAGCTCGCCAGAGGATGGAAGAGGTCATTCGAGCCATGGGCAAGTGACCGCGCATCGAATTCGCGCTTGGCGTGTGATCTGTTTCCGTTCGTCCCCCGGTTGATGTCCGATGTCATTCTTTGCCAATCTGATCGAAGACACAAGCGGTTACGATGTCACCAGTGAAGGCCGCTTGGTGAAGACATACAAGCGAAAATATCGGTGCAGCAATCCCGGCGGATACCTGAACCTAGATGAGGTGATCGTCGAACTCAACATCCTTCCGGGGAATGCACATCCTGAATTTCCGAATGCCTTGGTTCGCAAGATCTCCAATGAGAGGATGTTCCATCAGGACCCGTACTACGACTGGGAAGTGGGCGTCGAATACTCGACCGAAACGCCCAAGTTCGCCGAAGATCCGACTGAACGTCCGGTCAAGCGACGAGTCTTCACAACAGAGACCCAGAGGAGCATCTTCCAAGATCGAAACGGAAAATTGATCCTGGATGCAGCGGGCTGCCCATTCGATGGTGGTGTGCAAGTCAATCATCATCAACCGACGATCGTGTGGCAACGGAACGAATCCAACGACACATTCAATCTTGCGCAGTTTCTGGCACTCAGCGGTTGCATCAATTCTGACCCATTCGCGGGTTGTGATCCCGAGACGCTGCTGCTCGTCGCGACGAGCGATGAAACGTTTGAGAGCAACTACCACTACTGGGCGTCGACCTACACCATCATTTACAACGAACTCGGCTGGCAACCACAACCCGTCAATGCCGGCCTGTGGCAACGCGACGGCACGAACCTGGTGCGAATCACCATGGACGGCGAGCCGGTCCAAGATCCGCAGCCGCTGTACGCTGCGTCGTCCGGGACACCTGGCAAAGTAATTCCTCTTTCGGCACGTCCCGCGGCCTGCAATTTCATCAAGGTTGATCACGCCTCTGCGATCGCCTTCTCCAGTCTTTCGTTGCCGTTGTGAGGATTGACCAATGGCTGATGAAGCGTACCTGATGTCGAAGCGGTTTCTGGAAGTCTTAAAAACGGTTATCCGCCGCGTCTTGGCAGAAATGTCAAATACCGATGCCGTCAAACGGCGTGTTTATGAACCAGGTGCCGAATGGCAGGGCCTGACAACTTCCATTCTCAACCCACCGACAACAACGGCATTGGGTTGGACGAATCCGACGACTTGCACATTTCAACCTTACCGCGTCGATCCAACCAGTGTGACGACGCCAAAGGCAATGATTCCGAGCACGACAGACGGACCGTTCACGATCGTCAATCGTGACAGATCACTCAGGGTCCCTGTCGGAACCTATGTTCGCATCAAACGGATCGACGGCGATTGGATGATCACTTGGGCCGCATGCTGAAAAATGACGAAATGGCCAACGCGACCGTTCCCGCTGCAGCGAATACGGCCCGTGGCGTTCTTTTGTTCGATGCTTTCGACGCGTGAAAGGTTGACATGCCAGGAGCTCGCACAGGTTGCATCTGCGACTACACCACGCGCAAGTATGATCTCAGCGGAAACACCGTCTGGCGTGGCGATTTTTTTCAGAGGAGCTCGTTCTTCGCAAATCGATCTGTGATTTGCCAAGAGGTGGACTCCGCCCGAGTGTACACAGGCGGTGATCGGGTTACAGACGGCAGCAGATTCTGGTCGATCGTCTGCTTCGATATCGAAACCGGCGAACTTTTGTGGGACTACGACACAGGCGATAGCGTCCAGAAGATTGTCGTAGACCCGTCTACCGGACACGTTGTGTGCATGAAATACAACAAATTCACTGTCCTTGACACGACGGGATCTCTTATTGCCATAAGAACCATGCCAACTCTAGGCGTCACTGCGAGTTCATACGATTTCACGATCAATGATGTCGGCGACTATCACGTCGTGGTCACGGCCACCAGGTACTTGATGGAGCTGTATGATTGGCGGTCTCCATTTTCAGCTCCACCAACGTTGAGCACAATTTCTCGACCTGGACCGAGCTTCAGTCAGATCATGAGGATGAGTCGTGCAAACGGTGCCGACTACTTTTGCGGACAAGCCCTTGATGAAAGCTACCCATACGGGATTCGCGGCAAAGTTAAGATCGGTGGCTCGACGGCGATATCTGATTTTACATTGCAATTTTCAGCGCCCGACTTACTGACGTCACTTCCGTCAGAGTGGATTACTGGTACTGGATCAACACAGACCACCGCAGCAGCCTTGACCGTCAACACTGATTGCATTCCGTCCGGTCCATCGAACGTGGGGTATAGGTTGCCTGCTGGCGCTGCCGTTGGTGATCGCGTCAGCATGTGGGCCGGTGCGACGTCGGGCGGCCTTGTCACGCAATTCATTTACCCGCCTGTCGGAGGAAAGCTGGATACAGGAGTGGTCAATGCTGGGAGGTTTTACTATCGCCGAGAGTACTTCATCTGTCAGGGAAGCGACCTTTGGTATTCGACGAGGTCAGATGCCATATACCCGTTCAATTCGATCAACGCCGACGCATCTGGCAACATGGTGTTGCATCAGGCTGGTGTGACGCACCTGTGCAGACCAGATGGCGTCAAGCTGTGGAGAAGGGGACTGAAGGGGGTTGACGGAGTCATTGACGAATCGGGAAATGTCTACTCGGCTGGATATCGCAACGGCTCCCCGTGCTCGATGTCCGTCTGGGACGTTGATGGGAATTGGCTGTGGGGACATAAGCACCTTGGTATCAGCCCTTTCACGACCAGACCAAACATCAATCTAGACCCAGAGG from Schlesneria paludicola DSM 18645 carries:
- a CDS encoding head-tail adaptor protein produces the protein MPASKRRDPIVVQRLKQDATPNVLGEMAVESPDNWETYLVGFAEVIFKGQREFTRAGIVDADVSHLVRLPFSSEALAITSEMRLLLEVTGELLHIEAAYRRDASNREVEMLCRH